The following coding sequences are from one Methanococcoides orientis window:
- a CDS encoding DUF1614 domain-containing protein, whose amino-acid sequence MFLIFGAILLPMAFLCFQQELSLGIISSYPLFIILVLMILGANIELPVSTIRTKKTQDLQRDAATLEEVYSVPLVKDISSSMKLAFDTVITLNVGGFIIPFAVMLFLIVFQPDFVGLEIMLIMIVAATLLSDFVNGIGIVMPDYIGLIAVPLALIFAPENAASVIFVSGIGGILLGNITGLLMFDKENKGSAFINLGGVGSFKAVYVTALVAALISWFV is encoded by the coding sequence ATGTTTTTGATCTTTGGAGCCATACTATTGCCTATGGCGTTCCTGTGTTTTCAGCAGGAACTTTCGTTAGGGATAATATCTTCGTATCCACTTTTCATAATACTGGTCCTCATGATTCTTGGTGCTAATATTGAACTACCTGTCAGTACCATCAGAACAAAGAAAACACAGGACCTACAAAGGGATGCAGCGACACTTGAAGAGGTCTATTCAGTTCCTTTGGTAAAAGATATCTCATCCAGTATGAAGCTGGCATTCGACACGGTCATTACCCTCAACGTTGGGGGATTCATAATTCCTTTTGCTGTAATGCTGTTCCTGATAGTCTTCCAGCCTGACTTTGTAGGGCTTGAGATCATGCTGATCATGATAGTAGCTGCAACACTTCTCTCCGATTTTGTCAATGGTATCGGCATCGTGATGCCTGATTACATTGGTTTGATAGCAGTGCCTTTAGCACTTATCTTCGCACCGGAAAATGCAGCTTCCGTGATATTCGTATCAGGTATTGGTGGTATCCTTCTGGGAAATATCACAGGACTACTGATGTTTGATAAAGAGAATAAAGGAAGTGCTTTTATCAACCTTGGCGGAGTTGGAAGCTTTAAAGCAGTATATGTTACAGCACTGGTTGCAGCATTAATATCCTGGTTCGTTTGA